Genomic DNA from Candidatus Brocadiaceae bacterium:
TTGAACTCCCCCCTCCCACTGCGGGGGATGCCGCCGTCCGGCGACGATACGTATGCGGCGTCCCCCGCATCCTGTCCGTCGGTCAGGTGCCTTCGCGCCAGCCGGCCATGTAGTCGCTCTGGCGCTTGGTCGGCCGGTCGATCCGGATGTGCATCGTCTCGAGCTTCAGGCGGGCGACCCACTGATCGATCTCGCGCGGCACGGGGTGCACCTTCGGGGCAAGCCCGCCGCGGTTGCGCACGGCGTATTCGGTCGTCAGCGCCTGGAGCGCGAAGCTCATGTCCATGACGCCGGCCGGGTGCCCCTCGGCGGCGGCCAGGTTGATCAGGCGGCCCTCGCCGAGCAGGTAGACGCGCCGGCCGTCCTCGAGGACGAACTCGTCGACGTTCGCCCGCACCTGCCGCCTGATGTCGGCGGCCAGTTCGGAGAGGTCCTGGATGCTGATCTCCACGTTGAAATGGCCGGAGTTGGCGATCAGGGCGCCGTCGCGCATCTGGAGGAAATGGGCCTTGCGAAGCACCTCGGCATTGCCGGTGACGGTGATGAACAGCTCGCCCTGGCCGGCCGCCTCTTCCATCGGGCGCACGTCGAAGCCGTCCATGGCCGCCTCGAGCGCGCGGAGCGGGTCCAGCTCCGTCACCGTCACGTGCGCGCCCATGCCCCGCATCCGCGCGGCCAGGCCGCGGCCGCACATGCCGTAGCCGGCCACCACGACCTTCATGCCGGCCAGCAGGACGCCGGTGGCCCGCAGGATGCCGTCCACGGTACTCTGGCCGG
This window encodes:
- a CDS encoding adenosylhomocysteinase codes for the protein MQHDVSDLSLAAKGLQRIQWADRAMPVLAEVRRRFEQERPLDGLRVSACLHVTAETANLCRTLKAGGADLVLCASNPLSTQDDIAAALVEHVGVPVFARRGEDQETYYRHIASALDHEPGITMDDGADLVTAILTERTELADHVAASMEETTTGVNRLRAMEHDGVLKFPVFAVNDAMTKHLFDNRYGTGQSTVDGILRATGVLLAGMKVVVAGYGMCGRGLAARMRGMGAHVTVTELDPLRALEAAMDGFDVRPMEEAAGQGELFITVTGNAEVLRKAHFLQMRDGALIANSGHFNVEISIQDLSELAADIRRQVRANVDEFVLEDGRRVYLLGEGRLINLAAAEGHPAGVMDMSFALQALTTEYAVRNRGGLAPKVHPVPREIDQWVARLKLETMHIRIDRPTKRQSDYMAGWREGT